ttgcaaaaaatattgtggatataacactttttgttgaaaaatataattgttgagaatgaatagaagaagaaaaaataaagattaaaaatgaataaagaattaataaagaattaatgaaaaatactatttaaatgaaatagagaaaagataaaaagtCTGTtggaagatgtatttgaaaaagtgagtaAGTAAAAggtaaatatcattttttattgtccaaatagtacaaaaatttgacTAATCTACTAGAGATACCCTTACACTTTTTTACCATTCCTTCTTAATTAGTGTTGGTTCGCTTCTCAAAAACATATTACCAATGCCTAGCAAAGAGTCCTTCTAGTGGCACAATAAATGCCACAATTTGTCCATATGATGAGTTATAGTTAGTAAAGGTGTTGagttataattagtaagggtgTTGGTACAACTCGCCTATATCATTTATTGGATCACTTAATGTGGAAGAAGACTTATTTGCCTATTAAAATATcaacttcatcttcttctttgtaTGTTGTTTTTCTCTCACAGACCAGTGGCCTCTGTGGCTCCTCCGTtccatctttctttcttcttttttttcctttttcattgtCAACGGTAACAAGAGAGCAATAATATAACATCACGTTGTTCGTTCAGATCACTTGTGAAGAGAAAGATCTAACCATGGATTCCATGcccaacaagaagaagaagctccACATAGCCATGTTCCCATGGCTAGCTTTTGGCCATATGATACCTTACCTCGAGCTCGCCAAGCTTATGGCTCAAAAGGGTCACCACATCTCCTTCGTATCCACCCCTCGAAACATTGATCGCCTCCCAAAACTCACTCCCAGTTTGGCTTCCCACATAGACTTGGTGAGGCTTCCATTACCCCACGTGGAAAACCTCCCAGAAGATGCCGAGGCCACCATTGACGTCCCAAACAACAAAGTCCCGTACCTCAAGAAGGCATATGATGCTCTCCAAGACTCCATGGCTCGGTTTTTACAAGACTCACACCCAGACTGGCTTCTTTACGACTTTGCTCCTTATTGGTTACCAAGTATAGCCCGTAAACTCGGCATCTCAAACGCCTTCTTCAGCCCAGTCATTGCGGCTTCTCTCAGTTTCATCGGCTCCAAAGCCCATTTTGGTGAGCGTAAGAACCCCGAGGATTTTACTGTGCCGCCCACCTGGGTCCCATTCCCAACCACGGTGACAATGCGCTTCTTCGAGGTCATGAAAGTCTTTCAAGACGGCATAAGCAGCGACAAGTCCGACGTCTCAGATATTTTCCGAGTGGTGGAAGTGCTCGATGGCTGTGACATAGTGGCTGTGAGAAGCAGCATGGAATTCGAACCAGAATGGCTACGTGTTCTTGAGGATCTTCACCGGAAACCTGTTCTCCCCGTTGGTCAACTTCCCACTGTTGTGTACGACAATGGTGATGAAACTGAGACTTGGTTGTGGATGAAAGATTGGTTGGATAAGCAAGCCAAAGGTTCCGTAGTGTACGTAGCATTTGGGAGCGAAGCGAAGCCTAGTCAAGAGGAACTCACTGAGATTGCTCTTGGGTTAGAACAATCCAAGTTACCCTTCTTCTTGGTACTAAGAACTCGACGTGGCCAAGCTGATACTGAGTTGATTGAGTTGCCAGAAGGGTTCGAGGAGCGAACCAAAGGACAAGGATTGGTGTGTACGAGTTGGGTACCTCAGCTCAAGATTTTAGCTCATGACTCCATTGGTGGATTTTTCACACACTCTGGGTGGAGCTCTGTGGTGGAAGCACTTCAGTTTGAGAGAGCTCTCATATTATTGACCTTCTATGCAGACCAAGGGATTAATGCTAAGGTTTTGGAAGAAAAACATATTGGTTATTTGATACCAAGGAATGAGCATGATGGATCATTCACTAGGGACTCGGTGGCTAAGTCTTTAAGGCTGGTGATAGTAGAGGAAGAGGGCAAGATTTACAGGGACAAGGCTAAGGAGATGAAGGCCTTGTTTGGAGACAGGACAAGTCAAGATCGATACTTGAATAGTTTCCTTGATTACCTAATATCGCATTCGAAAAACATATGCAGTTGAATAAATCCTAGGTAATTAGTGGTAATTGTATTTGCTTCAATGTTTTTATCTCAATTACTTTGTGTATTTGTTTCAAGATATGGTGATCGAGGCGTATGTCCTTGTAGCagattgtttttgtgttttaataaAGTCGTcttcatttgaaataaaatcCTAGTGAATCTTCCGAAATTTGTGTTGCAAATTTGTAATTACAAACTACGTGTGGAATTGTGGACTGTTTTCTCCGTCTTCTTGCTTGAACGGCAAGTTTCACAACCATACCTTCCACTATTTCTTTATTATGTGAAGGTGTTATTTCAATTAGAACCCActaatttattttccaaatttttgttCTTAGTCTTAGTGTGTGATGTAAAATTTTTCCAATCAAAACTTCGATAAATTCTATAGAAAGttgaagtttttatttatttattattatctaccTTTTATACATgctaattaagaaaataataaagtatatatgatttagaataaaatataatgataTAAACATGTGTACATATGGCCAACGTGATTAGTTTATTAATAATGCGtactcaataaaaaatatatataaaactaaagaGTGATTCTTGTTGATGTtgtttattatcattattgttattgttgatttATTTGAACTAGCATTTTAAAATGGAGACTCTCTATGGAAACTAATATAAACATAACAACCAttcaatacatatatatatatataaacaccaTTTTCCTTTGGACTGGATGACAAGATAGCTAAAATAGTTaaatgcttttttctttttttagattacTATTTTAATATGGCCTCGTCGGCCTGTTTCtcggggggaaaaaaaaaaaagatcactACTTTAAAATGGAAACTCATAAATAACAaccattcaatatatatatatatatatatatatatatatatatatatatatatatatatatatatatatatatatataaattcccATAGTCTTTGGACTTGATGGAAAGATAGCTAAAATGcgtctcttttttcttttgtcctttttGGTTTACAAATTGCCAATCCAATGTGGGTATGTTTTGGATTCACTAGGcatattttagcaaaaatagcTTAGGAaagcttctcttttttcttgtcttttttgGTTTACAAATTGCCAATCTAATATGGGTATGTTTTGGATTTATTAGGcatattttagcaaaaatagcCGTTTTCCTAAGCTATTTCAAATGCTCTAGTGTGCGATGCATTTGCAATACATAAAAATTTAGGGCATGTTTAATGAGTGAGTTCAAActcatattttcatattttaaataacattacacatattttcacacacttttacACCCatacgtatttcaaaaaactataaacaacatTTAATAACTATGTCAGATTACATGGTTGTCAACCTGCTACTTGGATTTGCATCTACCAATACACCCTGTTTTAGTAGCAGCTTTTTGTAAATAAGATATCAAAAATGAAGGAACCCTCCAACAATGTTGTTGAGATgttatcaaaattcacaaaagACAAGTTGGTCTGTATCTTGTAATAACATAACGTGCGACAATATCTACACCTAAAAAAGCCTCATAATTAATACATGCCAAAAGCAGGTTACTCTTTACTCTTTTACAAAAAGTTCTTATCGCtctaattttttaactttcactATTGAATGTTGTTTTTTCAACTCTCAATCCATTAAGACCAATTGCACATAGTGGAAAACCACCTGATCTCAATCCGGTTTTCATTAACCTACGACTGTATTATCTTCATTTCAGCGCACTTTTACTTCAGTTGCAAAGAAAGTCACATCCACTCGGACCATTTTACAAGGAAAACTATTTCATTCGCCAAAAGCTTTGACAAAGTTCATCAAATCACTGATGCATTCTCGACTGTTCCCAGTTCATTGCGCCATAGGCTCAGTCAATCATTGGTTaagtaaatgaaaaaggaattggataataaagaaagaccataaaatgtcaattaaaagaaaaaccagAGGAAGTACAAATAAGCAAAATTCGATCCTGCATATTATGATTGACAACTACAACCACTACATTAGATACAATGAAAACATGATAGGTTATATTTTAAATCCCAAACTACCTGGGGCTAAATAAAGGTGACACCCTCCTTTGAACTATCTCCTGAATCTGTTCAGATGAAAGAACAGATGCTCCACCTTCATAATTGGTATTTTTCATCTGCTGACGCAACTGTAAAACACAGGACCcagttgagaaagagagaattaaaatttaaaattccttCCCAAGGATAATTAAACTCAACATTGACCAATAAACCACGCCAAcatgttttaacaaattcatgcTTGTAAGTAAATTTTAGTTGGGCTCTTTATCATAGGACCAATACCATGGCTCTAGAAAGAGCATGAGTATGGCTTTTGTGTGTCAGGTAACAGCTTGCAATAATACCAAGAATGGCCATATACCATAATAGtacaaaaaatgttgtaagtTTTGTGTCAGATAACAAATAGCTTTACAGATTCCAAGTTGTGAATGGATTAATAAGATGGTTGATACTGCATAAGTTCATTGATCTCCACAAAACACAATTTATACTTATGTGAGCTAAAAAGCATGTATAGGTCTGTACCTTCTCAAGAATTGCAGATTGATCATCCAAGTGATATTTGCGCATGTGCTTTAGCATCTCCAGTTGCTACAAAAGAATTCACCATCTGAACTTCAGCAATATCCATTTTTGACCGACTTTCTCCATCACAAGTTTGAGAAATATTACCTGTTCATGTAGTTTTTGTTGACTATGCATTCTTTCAGTAAACTCATCTGGTCCAAGCTCAGCTTCATCACAGGCCATCTCTTCCCTATCATTTGATGGTATGAGTACTACTAgcaatacaaaattaaaataagatcTTTTAAATCAGCTAAAAGCTATTGAATGAATGAAGAAACCACTAATTAAAAACTTATCACTCAAACTAATTAAAAAGGGCACGGGGGAGGGG
This genomic stretch from Castanea sativa cultivar Marrone di Chiusa Pesio chromosome 1, ASM4071231v1 harbors:
- the LOC142609051 gene encoding UDP-glycosyltransferase 91A1-like, producing MDSMPNKKKKLHIAMFPWLAFGHMIPYLELAKLMAQKGHHISFVSTPRNIDRLPKLTPSLASHIDLVRLPLPHVENLPEDAEATIDVPNNKVPYLKKAYDALQDSMARFLQDSHPDWLLYDFAPYWLPSIARKLGISNAFFSPVIAASLSFIGSKAHFGERKNPEDFTVPPTWVPFPTTVTMRFFEVMKVFQDGISSDKSDVSDIFRVVEVLDGCDIVAVRSSMEFEPEWLRVLEDLHRKPVLPVGQLPTVVYDNGDETETWLWMKDWLDKQAKGSVVYVAFGSEAKPSQEELTEIALGLEQSKLPFFLVLRTRRGQADTELIELPEGFEERTKGQGLVCTSWVPQLKILAHDSIGGFFTHSGWSSVVEALQFERALILLTFYADQGINAKVLEEKHIGYLIPRNEHDGSFTRDSVAKSLRLVIVEEEGKIYRDKAKEMKALFGDRTSQDRYLNSFLDYLISHSKNICS